From Synoicihabitans lomoniglobus, the proteins below share one genomic window:
- a CDS encoding peroxiredoxin-like family protein, protein MRLFFVCVILLGSVVTLPAASLPVGPENTAPAQPGTMAPAVPVQTPEGTAVDLLALVREQPTVLIVYRGGWCPFCSAHLGEIAELEPALLELGYRVVAISPERPETLKKLLMEAPTDTPHRLLYSDRAMHASMGLGLAYAMPTNLQKRYLEHGIDLAPVPESEGQHWLPVPAAFIFDREGAIAFSYANPDYRTRVDAEDLLAAARAALE, encoded by the coding sequence ATGCGTCTTTTTTTCGTCTGCGTCATCCTCCTCGGCTCCGTCGTCACCCTGCCCGCCGCCAGCCTGCCGGTGGGCCCCGAAAACACTGCGCCCGCGCAACCCGGAACGATGGCTCCGGCCGTTCCCGTGCAAACCCCCGAAGGCACTGCCGTGGATTTGCTCGCATTGGTCCGCGAGCAACCGACCGTGCTCATCGTGTATCGCGGTGGTTGGTGTCCGTTTTGTTCGGCACATCTGGGAGAGATCGCCGAGTTGGAACCTGCCCTGCTTGAGCTCGGTTATCGAGTCGTCGCCATTAGTCCCGAACGGCCGGAGACGCTCAAGAAACTGCTGATGGAGGCGCCGACCGATACTCCGCATCGCCTGCTTTATTCGGACCGTGCCATGCACGCGTCGATGGGGCTGGGGCTCGCCTATGCCATGCCGACCAACCTGCAAAAGCGCTATCTGGAGCACGGCATCGACCTCGCCCCCGTGCCGGAAAGCGAGGGCCAACATTGGTTGCCCGTGCCGGCGGCCTTCATCTTCGATCGCGAGGGCGCGATTGCCTTCTCTTACGCCAATCCCGACTACCGCACGCGCGTCGATGCCGAGGACCTGCTGGCCGCCGCGCGCGCCGCCCTCGAATAA
- a CDS encoding pyrophosphate--fructose-6-phosphate 1-phosphotransferase, whose translation MTAPAKPKKVALLTAGGLAPCLSSAVGGLIERYTEIASDIEIIAYRGGYKGLLLGDSYVVGPTERASAGILHRHGGSPIGNSRVKLTNVKDCVKRGLVAEGQDPQKIAADQLIKDGVDVLHTIGGDDTNTAAADLAAYLAKHDYPLTVIGLPKTIDNDVFPIRQSLGAYTAAEHGARFFRNVVAEHNANPRMLIIHEVMGRNCGWLTAATAEAYRKLLDLEAFVPGLGLTRQNLDVHGIFIPEMALDLEAEATRLRAVMDTHDNVNIFISEGAGLDSIVAEMQARGEEVPRDAFGHVKLDAVNPGKWFGEQFAQMIGAEKVLVQKSGYYARAAPANQADLDLIKACVDVAVDCSLRREGGVIGHDEDQDNVLRAIEFPRIKGGKPFDPATPWFTAMLADIDQPLGATVETSH comes from the coding sequence ATGACCGCACCAGCCAAACCCAAAAAAGTCGCTCTACTCACCGCCGGTGGGCTCGCCCCTTGTCTCAGCTCCGCCGTCGGCGGCCTGATCGAACGCTACACGGAAATCGCCTCCGATATCGAAATCATCGCCTACCGCGGTGGTTACAAAGGCCTGCTCCTGGGCGACAGCTACGTTGTCGGCCCCACCGAGCGCGCCAGCGCCGGAATCCTCCATCGCCACGGCGGCAGCCCCATCGGCAACAGCCGCGTCAAACTCACCAACGTGAAGGATTGTGTGAAACGCGGGCTCGTCGCCGAGGGTCAGGATCCGCAAAAAATCGCGGCCGACCAACTCATCAAGGACGGCGTTGACGTGCTCCACACCATCGGAGGCGACGACACCAATACCGCCGCCGCCGATCTCGCCGCCTACCTGGCCAAGCACGACTACCCGCTCACCGTCATCGGCCTCCCCAAGACCATCGACAACGATGTCTTTCCCATCCGCCAATCGCTGGGGGCTTACACCGCCGCAGAGCACGGCGCCCGCTTCTTCCGCAACGTCGTGGCCGAGCACAACGCCAACCCGCGCATGCTCATCATCCACGAAGTCATGGGACGCAATTGCGGCTGGCTCACCGCCGCCACTGCCGAAGCCTACCGCAAGTTGCTCGATCTCGAAGCCTTCGTGCCGGGCCTGGGTCTTACCCGCCAGAATCTTGATGTGCACGGCATTTTCATCCCCGAAATGGCCCTGGACCTCGAAGCCGAGGCCACGCGCCTGCGCGCCGTCATGGACACCCACGACAACGTGAACATCTTCATCAGTGAGGGCGCCGGTCTCGACAGTATCGTCGCCGAAATGCAGGCCCGCGGCGAAGAGGTCCCGCGCGACGCGTTCGGTCACGTCAAACTCGACGCCGTTAATCCTGGCAAATGGTTCGGCGAACAATTTGCGCAAATGATCGGAGCCGAAAAAGTCCTCGTCCAAAAAAGCGGCTACTACGCCCGCGCCGCCCCGGCCAATCAGGCCGACCTTGATCTCATCAAGGCCTGCGTGGATGTCGCCGTCGACTGCTCCCTGCGTCGCGAAGGCGGCGTCATCGGTCACGACGAGGATCAAGACAACGTGCTGCGGGCGATCGAGTTTCCGCGCATCAAAGGCGGCAAGCCGTTCGATCCCGCCACCCCATGGTTCACCGCCATGTTGGCCGATATCGACCAGCCCCTGGGTGCGACCGTCGAGACCTCGCACTGA
- a CDS encoding ATP-binding protein codes for MASESPSAKEAILPPRDISALVEAELTRLLYRSAGFGLFSNFALAVLLIFGTWSYFTDSFPWVWLGALLLVTTVRTFGYRSFFKQTPPDEALPRWRRRFIWEVGVTSLLWGLGGWYFMGMDAILPKILAVLAVGGLNSGAARSLSSVKLAYPIYAATSLGPILVQFFMWQESGSLTLALCVVVYAMFLTRIATSHRQDLVKLHGLNFEKEALVETLSVAKDRAEAANRAKSDFLAIMSHEIRTPMNGVIGMLDILRHSSPTPTQAQQIEIAANSADSLLRLLNDILDLSRIEAGELEFENVEFDPHQLVAEVIALLSAQATAKHIDIHSSLDDHVPTRVDGDPLRLRQVLVNLVGNAIKFTERGSIDVTVRGQPRAKGSAPTARLAFAVSDTGIGIPADSLHRLFKNFSQADTSTTRRYGGSGLGLAISQRLVRHMGGNITVESTPGKGSNFSFEIDLPVVGEHEEALSAPADSTVRSPRGVRILVADDDAVNHIVIRKMMALLGYEVTAVRDGKEAVARATAETWDLIFMDIQMPVLDGRAATKQLRALPANAHTPIIALTAGVMQNEKEDYLASGFTAVLEKPLKRSALAECLEKWLPV; via the coding sequence ATGGCATCGGAATCCCCATCAGCAAAGGAGGCAATCCTGCCACCCAGAGACATTTCCGCGTTGGTCGAGGCGGAGTTGACCCGGTTGCTTTACCGCTCCGCCGGATTCGGTCTTTTCTCCAACTTCGCCCTCGCCGTGCTGCTGATCTTTGGCACGTGGAGTTATTTCACGGATTCGTTTCCTTGGGTCTGGCTCGGGGCCCTGCTGTTGGTCACCACGGTGCGCACTTTCGGCTACCGGAGCTTTTTTAAACAGACTCCGCCGGACGAAGCCCTCCCGCGCTGGCGACGACGCTTCATTTGGGAGGTCGGCGTCACCAGTTTATTGTGGGGCCTTGGCGGGTGGTATTTCATGGGGATGGACGCGATACTCCCAAAAATCCTCGCGGTCCTGGCCGTGGGTGGCCTCAACTCCGGAGCCGCCCGCTCCTTGTCCTCGGTCAAGTTGGCCTACCCCATCTACGCCGCCACGTCCCTCGGCCCCATTTTGGTTCAGTTTTTCATGTGGCAGGAATCGGGCAGCCTGACCCTGGCCCTGTGTGTGGTTGTCTACGCAATGTTTCTGACACGGATCGCAACGTCGCACCGACAGGATTTGGTCAAGCTGCACGGCCTTAATTTTGAGAAGGAAGCTCTCGTCGAAACCTTGAGTGTCGCCAAAGACCGGGCGGAAGCCGCCAATCGGGCCAAAAGCGATTTTCTCGCCATCATGAGTCACGAAATCCGCACGCCCATGAACGGTGTGATCGGCATGCTCGACATCCTGCGGCACAGCTCCCCCACCCCCACCCAGGCGCAGCAAATCGAAATTGCCGCCAATTCCGCCGATTCACTCCTGCGCCTCCTCAACGACATTCTCGACCTTTCCCGCATCGAGGCCGGCGAGTTGGAATTCGAAAACGTGGAATTTGATCCGCACCAGCTGGTCGCCGAGGTCATCGCCCTGCTCTCCGCCCAAGCCACCGCCAAACACATCGATATCCACTCCTCACTCGATGACCACGTGCCGACTCGCGTCGACGGGGATCCCCTGCGGTTGCGGCAGGTGTTGGTCAACCTCGTGGGCAATGCCATCAAGTTCACGGAACGCGGCTCCATCGATGTCACCGTGCGCGGTCAGCCCAGAGCCAAAGGATCCGCGCCGACCGCTCGTTTGGCGTTCGCCGTGTCCGACACCGGCATCGGCATACCCGCCGACTCCCTCCACCGGTTGTTCAAGAACTTCAGTCAGGCCGACACGTCCACCACGCGACGCTACGGCGGCTCCGGACTGGGATTGGCCATTTCGCAACGACTCGTCAGACATATGGGCGGGAATATCACGGTCGAAAGCACGCCGGGCAAGGGATCGAATTTTTCCTTTGAAATAGACCTTCCCGTTGTCGGCGAACACGAGGAAGCCTTATCCGCCCCCGCCGATTCCACCGTGCGATCGCCCCGCGGGGTGCGCATCCTCGTCGCCGACGATGATGCCGTGAACCACATCGTCATTCGCAAGATGATGGCCTTGCTCGGTTACGAAGTGACCGCTGTGCGCGATGGCAAAGAAGCCGTCGCCCGAGCCACCGCTGAGACTTGGGATCTCATCTTCATGGACATTCAAATGCCCGTGCTCGACGGCCGCGCCGCCACCAAACAACTGCGCGCCCTTCCCGCCAACGCCCACACGCCCATCATCGCACTCACCGCCGGGGTGATGCAGAATGAGAAAGAGGATTATTTGGCCAGCGGGTTTACCGCCGTGCTGGAGAAACCACTGAAACGCTCGGCACTCGCGGAATGCCTCGAGAAATGGTTGCCGGTTTGA
- the mpgS gene encoding mannosyl-3-phosphoglycerate synthase: MRIESPREFERLGAVRIYGLQKVYELDAGPDSATQEEEDSVVRRVSSEAINSIERQMAIVVPVRNERLKLIEGVLVGIPHDCLVIVVSNSPREPVDKFYLEQEAIKNYCRFTRKQVVVVHQKDPGIAAAFAAAGYTEILDDKDLVRNGKAEGMIMGTILAKLMGRKYVGFVDSDNYFPGAVNEYVKEYAAGFHINQSDYSMVRISWHSKPKVVENSLYFAKWGRSSRHSNMFLNRLVGHHTGFETEIVKTGNAGEHALTVELAMGIDYATGYAVETFHYVHLLEKYGAILGEGDDASAPASDMHHKVKISQIESRNPHLHESKGDEHVEDMIAASLSTIYHSRLCPESLREEIEQDLQRRHYLKEGDQLAPMRVYKSLDRMDFNVFGDKASAVIKVSGQTHTTVAPGATASAPAAASTSSSSA; this comes from the coding sequence ATGCGGATTGAATCCCCCCGTGAATTCGAGCGTCTGGGTGCAGTTCGCATCTACGGCCTGCAAAAAGTCTATGAACTCGACGCTGGCCCCGACTCGGCCACGCAGGAAGAAGAAGATTCCGTGGTGCGTCGCGTGTCCTCGGAGGCGATCAATTCGATCGAGCGGCAGATGGCGATCGTGGTGCCCGTGCGCAACGAACGGCTGAAACTCATCGAAGGCGTGCTCGTGGGCATACCGCACGATTGTTTGGTGATTGTGGTATCCAACAGCCCGCGGGAGCCGGTCGACAAATTTTACCTCGAACAGGAAGCCATCAAAAACTACTGCCGGTTCACGCGTAAACAGGTGGTGGTGGTGCACCAGAAGGACCCGGGGATCGCGGCGGCGTTTGCCGCCGCCGGCTACACCGAGATCCTCGACGACAAGGACTTGGTGCGCAACGGCAAGGCCGAGGGCATGATCATGGGAACGATCCTCGCCAAATTGATGGGTCGCAAATACGTCGGTTTCGTCGACAGCGACAACTACTTCCCGGGCGCGGTAAACGAATACGTGAAGGAATACGCCGCCGGGTTTCACATCAACCAGAGCGACTATTCCATGGTGCGCATTTCCTGGCATTCGAAACCAAAGGTCGTGGAAAATTCGCTCTACTTCGCCAAATGGGGCCGCAGTTCGCGCCACTCCAACATGTTTCTCAACCGGTTGGTCGGGCATCACACCGGCTTCGAGACCGAGATCGTCAAGACCGGCAACGCCGGCGAACACGCTCTCACCGTCGAGCTGGCGATGGGCATCGACTACGCCACGGGCTACGCGGTCGAGACATTTCACTACGTGCACTTGTTGGAAAAATACGGAGCGATTCTGGGCGAAGGGGATGATGCGTCGGCCCCCGCGAGTGACATGCACCACAAGGTCAAGATCAGCCAAATCGAGTCGCGGAATCCCCACCTGCATGAGTCCAAGGGCGATGAACATGTCGAGGACATGATCGCGGCCTCCCTGAGCACCATCTATCACTCCCGACTGTGCCCCGAGTCTCTGCGCGAGGAAATCGAGCAAGACCTGCAACGTCGCCACTACCTCAAGGAAGGCGATCAACTGGCACCCATGCGCGTCTACAAGAGTCTTGATCGCATGGACTTCAATGTCTTCGGCGACAAAGCCAGCGCCGTGATCAAGGTGTCGGGTCAAACCCACACCACGGTCGCGCCGGGAGCCACTGCTTCCGCGCCCGCCGCCGCCTCGACGTCGTCTTCGTCCGCATGA
- a CDS encoding HAD-IIB family hydrolase — MTTCFDHGSPWLVFTDLDGTLLDWSNYSPAIARPAMLRLRELGVPVVFCSSKTATEQRALRQELGIRSIPSIVENGAAIIVPDSAGLPTGHWDEAPGEPGRRVLVLGLRLDEVQARLARVRARTGLPLLGYRDIDDAKLVELTGLSPSAAHRARQRDYSETLIEELPHETWNLLRDEFAAEGLECRHGGRFHTVTGAGTDKGKAVKTILELYERAYERPVKSIGLGDSANDAPLLAAVTRPFLVAREDGTWANLRIDGMERIGGRGPYGWVEAIDLILSEAGDQGAGAA; from the coding sequence ATGACCACGTGCTTTGATCACGGTAGTCCGTGGTTGGTATTCACCGACCTGGATGGAACGCTGCTGGACTGGAGCAATTATTCTCCCGCGATCGCGCGGCCGGCCATGTTGCGCTTGCGCGAATTGGGCGTGCCCGTGGTGTTCTGCTCGTCCAAGACGGCGACGGAGCAGCGGGCCTTGCGGCAGGAGCTCGGCATTCGCTCCATCCCCAGTATCGTGGAGAACGGCGCGGCCATTATCGTGCCGGACTCCGCCGGATTGCCGACTGGACACTGGGATGAAGCTCCCGGCGAGCCGGGCCGGCGCGTGCTGGTCCTCGGATTGCGCCTCGATGAAGTGCAGGCGCGTTTGGCACGCGTGCGCGCCAGAACGGGACTGCCGTTGTTGGGCTATCGCGACATTGACGACGCCAAACTGGTTGAACTCACGGGCCTCAGTCCGTCAGCCGCCCATCGGGCCCGCCAACGTGATTACAGCGAAACTTTGATCGAGGAACTGCCGCACGAAACGTGGAATCTGCTGCGGGACGAGTTTGCCGCCGAAGGGTTGGAGTGCCGTCACGGTGGGCGCTTTCATACCGTCACCGGGGCGGGCACGGACAAAGGAAAGGCCGTTAAAACGATCCTGGAACTTTATGAGCGGGCGTATGAACGACCGGTCAAATCCATTGGCCTGGGCGACAGTGCCAATGATGCGCCGTTGCTGGCCGCGGTGACGCGACCGTTTCTGGTCGCACGCGAGGACGGGACCTGGGCGAATCTGCGCATCGACGGCATGGAACGCATCGGCGGGCGGGGACCCTACGGGTGGGTCGAAGCGATCGACCTGATTCTCAGTGAAGCGGGAGACCAGGGCGCGGGCGCAGCTTAG